A single Vanacampus margaritifer isolate UIUO_Vmar chromosome 7, RoL_Vmar_1.0, whole genome shotgun sequence DNA region contains:
- the LOC144054757 gene encoding uncharacterized protein LOC144054757, giving the protein MQMAAMCRRLLVVLLVVTATARAAAIDQNRLATLVDEILHKFQVQSMMPMFSLAVSVPPGAVPGSYDLSGVQDDNVRDSIRRCDVYAGHNVVAATLLRWPDVARYCPGAQVPWQDVLKACGRPSMTWKDVAMFCPGAVEDRRTDHAEHRVLERFGSWAQDKDKSGLLVFYVHAAPCEARCASQRNRLSILKLLEPIKEWKEHVLVFSKLLTVKTLWEGNTMPDNRLVQALRNLGGALGPGGLANIFRCDRPGDDNTAMTCTSCSTGGRVTPKCYKEDGEESGVPGVGGPAPGVGGPAPGVGGPAPGVGGPAPGVGGPAPGVGGPAPGGSGTGEEWQTVGRGRHGAARGGQAGRGAAQVGRGLVREFQAGRGAARGGQAAGGVARGGQAGRGAAQVGRGLAREFQAGRGAARGGQAAGGATRGGQAGGGATRGGQAGRGAARGGQAGGGAARGGQAARGGQAASGATRGGQAGGGAARGG; this is encoded by the exons ATGCAG ATGGCGGCGATGTGTCGGCGTCTGCTGGTGGTGCTGTTGGTCGTCACGGCGACGGCGAGGGCCGCTGCCATCGATCAGAACCGATTGGCCACGCTGGTCGACGAAATTCTGCACAA GTTCCAAGTGCAAAG CATGATGCCCATGTTCAGCCTGGCCGTGAGCGTCCCGCCCGGCGCCGTCCCGGGCTCGTATGACCTCAGTGGCGTGCAAGACGACAACGTGAGGGACAGCATCCGGCGGTGCGACGTCTACGCCGGCCACAACGTGGTGGCCGCCACCCTTCTCAGGTGGCCTGACGTGGCGCGCTATTGTCCCGGGGCGCAGGTGCCGTGGCAGGATGTTCTGAAGGCGTGCGGCCGCCCCTCCATGACGTGGAAGGATGTGGCCATGTTCTGCCCCGGGGCCGTGGAAGACAGAAGGACGGACCACGCCGAACACCGGGTCCTTGAGAGGTTCGGCAGCTGGGCGCAGGATAAGGACAAGTCGGGCCTGCTGGTGTTCTACGTGCACGCGGCGCCCTGCGAGGCCCGCTGCGCCAGCCAGCGGAACCGCCTCAGCATCCTCAAACTGCTGGAGCCCATCAAGGAGTGGAAGGAACACGTGCTCGTCTTCTCCAAGTTGCTGACGGTCAAAACGTTGTGGGAGGGCAACACCATGCCCGACAACAGGTTGGTCCAAGCCCTGCGCAACCTGGGCGGGGCTCTGGGCCCGGGCGGCCTGGCCAACATCTTCCGCTGCGACCGGCCAGGAGACGACAACACCGCCATGACCTGCACCAGCTGCTCCACCGGGGGGCGGGTCACCCCCAAATGCTACAAGGAGGACGGGGAGGAAAGTGGGGTGCCAGGAGTGGGCGGGCCGGCGCCAGGAGTGGGCGGGCCGGCGCCAGGAGTGGGCGGCCCGGCGCCAGGAGTGGGCGGCCCGGCGCCAGGAGTGGGCGGCCCGGCGCCAGGAGTGGGCGGCCCGGCGCCAGGGGGAAGTGGAACAGGAGAAGAGTGGCAAACGGTGGGACGTGGAAGACATGGGGCGGCGCGAGGGGGTCAGGCGGGAAGAGGGGCGGCTCAAGTGGGAAGAGGGCTGGTGCGAGAGTTTCAAGCGGGAAGAGGGGCGGCGCGAGGGGGGCAAGCGGCCGGGGGGGTGGCGCGAGGGGGGCAAGCAGGAAGAGGGGCGGCTCAAGTGGGAAGAGGGCTGGCGCGAGAGTTTCAAGCGGGAAGAGGGGCGGCGCGAGGGGGGCAAGCGGCCGGTGGGGCAACGCGAGGGGGGCAAGCGGGCGGTGGGGCAACGCGAGGGGGGCAAGCAGGAAGAGGGGCGGCGCGAGGGGGGCAAGCGGGTGGTGGGGCGGCGCGAGGGGGGCAAGCGGCGCGAGGGGGGCAAGCGGCCAGTGGGGCAACGCGAGGGGGGCAAGCGGGCGGTGGGGCGGCGCGAGGGGGGTAA
- the b3gnt2a gene encoding N-acetyllactosaminide beta-1,3-N-acetylglucosaminyltransferase 2a isoform X2, whose translation MSRNVSWEEQNGSLVASKVLSYRLSSHVYRRVVWDYNTLPRGLQDFLLYMHCRTSSVLLAPGLGCPQARPFLLLAIKSLVPHFGHRQAIRQTWGRAGVLANRTVATVFLLGQTPPEDHNPDLQGMLGREAELHGDLLQWEFRDTPLNLSLKEALFLQWFRRNCRQARFVLEAHDDVFVDMFRVLDFLETVPRASSRFLFVGDVVTDGRPPGDRALPDFVPPSIFTGAYPPYAASGGFLLSGEVASRLHDVSRRVLLFPLHDVYTGLCLRKLGVLPQKHPGFVGRRGDGDGDGDGDGDGDDDDDDDGDGREKRGEDACERSKLLVASARTAQDMMRMWTTATTVMQCDN comes from the exons ATGTcgagaaatgtttcttgggaggagcaaaatggcagcctcgtggcttcaaaagtcttgtcctatcggctatccagtcatgtATACAGAAGAGTG GTCTGGGACTACAACACGTTGCCCCGCGGCCTCCAGGACTTCCTGCTCTACATGCATTGCAGAACGTCGTCTGTACTTCTGGCTCCGGGTCTGGGCTGCCCGCAAGCGCGTCCCTTCCTGCTGCTCGCCATCAAGTCCCTGGTGCCGCATTTCGGCCATCGGCAGGCCATCCGCCAGACGTGGGGCCGCGCCGGTGTGCTCGCCAACCGCACGGTGGCGACCGTCTTCCTGCTTGGGCAGACGCCGCCGGAGGACCACAACCCAGACCTGCAAGGCATGCTGGGCCGGGAGGCGGAGCTTCATGGGGACCTGCTCCAATGGGAGTTCAGGGACACGCCGCTCAACTTGAGCCTGAAGGAGGCGCTCTTCCTGCAGTGGTTCCGCCGCAATTGCCGGCAAGCCCGCTTCGTCCTGGAGGCGCACGACGACGTCTTTGTCGACATGTTCCGAGTGTTGGACTTCCTGGAGACTGTGCCCCGCGCCAGCAGCCGCTTCCTGTTCGTCGGTGACGTCGTCACTGACGGACGGCCACCCGGAGACCGGGCGCTGCCGGACTTTGTCCCGCCGAGTATTTTCACGGGAGCGTATCCGCCGTACGCCGCGTCCGGGGGCTTCCTGCTGTCGGGTGAGGTGGCGTCACGCCTTCACGACGTCTCGCGCCGCGTCCTCTTGTTCCCGCTTCACGACGTCTACACGGGTTTGTGCCTGCGCAAGTTAGGCGTGCTCCCGCAGAAGCACCCGGGTTTCGTTGGCCGCCgcggcgacggcgacggcgacggcgacggcgacggcgacggcgatgacgatgacgacgacgatggcGATGGCCGGGAGAAGCGCGGCGAGGATGCGTGCGAGCGCAGCAAGTTGCTGGTGGCGAGCGCGCGCACGGCGCAGGACATGATGAGGATGTGGACGACGGCGACGACTGTCATGCAGTGTGACAATTAA
- the b3gnt2a gene encoding N-acetyllactosaminide beta-1,3-N-acetylglucosaminyltransferase 2a isoform X1: MFPNVPLYPSVGEVLPQTLAWTSRPCRLQVRLVAVAARVRGSRRRVPCACATLLLLNVSACCMLAVLGWKLGQATRSLGAGGGLVRPVPVRSGSGPGASFWNSEQRRLDLSGPRDSCEADRRVVTQVWDYNTLPRGLQDFLLYMHCRTSSVLLAPGLGCPQARPFLLLAIKSLVPHFGHRQAIRQTWGRAGVLANRTVATVFLLGQTPPEDHNPDLQGMLGREAELHGDLLQWEFRDTPLNLSLKEALFLQWFRRNCRQARFVLEAHDDVFVDMFRVLDFLETVPRASSRFLFVGDVVTDGRPPGDRALPDFVPPSIFTGAYPPYAASGGFLLSGEVASRLHDVSRRVLLFPLHDVYTGLCLRKLGVLPQKHPGFVGRRGDGDGDGDGDGDGDDDDDDDGDGREKRGEDACERSKLLVASARTAQDMMRMWTTATTVMQCDN, from the exons ATGTTCCCGAACGTGCCGTTGTATCCGAGCGTCGGTGAAGTTCTTCCACAGACCCTGGCATGGACTTCCCGACCTTGCAGGCTTCAGGTGCGGCTGGTCGCCGTTGCGGCTCGGGTTCGAGGGTCCCGCAGGCGTGTGCCGTGCGCGTGCGCGACGCTGTTGCTGCTCAACGTGTCTGCGTGTTGCATGCTGGCGGTTCTCGGCTGGAAGCTTGGCCAGGCGACCCGGTCCCTAGGTGCCGGCGGCGGACTGGTCCGGCCGGTTCCGGTCCGGTCCGGGAGCGGCCCGGGCGCATCTTTCTGGAACTCGGAGCAGCGGCGGCTGGACTTGAGCGGGCCTCGGGACTCGTGCGAAGCGGACCGCAGAGTCGTCACGCAG GTCTGGGACTACAACACGTTGCCCCGCGGCCTCCAGGACTTCCTGCTCTACATGCATTGCAGAACGTCGTCTGTACTTCTGGCTCCGGGTCTGGGCTGCCCGCAAGCGCGTCCCTTCCTGCTGCTCGCCATCAAGTCCCTGGTGCCGCATTTCGGCCATCGGCAGGCCATCCGCCAGACGTGGGGCCGCGCCGGTGTGCTCGCCAACCGCACGGTGGCGACCGTCTTCCTGCTTGGGCAGACGCCGCCGGAGGACCACAACCCAGACCTGCAAGGCATGCTGGGCCGGGAGGCGGAGCTTCATGGGGACCTGCTCCAATGGGAGTTCAGGGACACGCCGCTCAACTTGAGCCTGAAGGAGGCGCTCTTCCTGCAGTGGTTCCGCCGCAATTGCCGGCAAGCCCGCTTCGTCCTGGAGGCGCACGACGACGTCTTTGTCGACATGTTCCGAGTGTTGGACTTCCTGGAGACTGTGCCCCGCGCCAGCAGCCGCTTCCTGTTCGTCGGTGACGTCGTCACTGACGGACGGCCACCCGGAGACCGGGCGCTGCCGGACTTTGTCCCGCCGAGTATTTTCACGGGAGCGTATCCGCCGTACGCCGCGTCCGGGGGCTTCCTGCTGTCGGGTGAGGTGGCGTCACGCCTTCACGACGTCTCGCGCCGCGTCCTCTTGTTCCCGCTTCACGACGTCTACACGGGTTTGTGCCTGCGCAAGTTAGGCGTGCTCCCGCAGAAGCACCCGGGTTTCGTTGGCCGCCgcggcgacggcgacggcgacggcgacggcgacggcgacggcgatgacgatgacgacgacgatggcGATGGCCGGGAGAAGCGCGGCGAGGATGCGTGCGAGCGCAGCAAGTTGCTGGTGGCGAGCGCGCGCACGGCGCAGGACATGATGAGGATGTGGACGACGGCGACGACTGTCATGCAGTGTGACAATTAA
- the commd1 gene encoding COMM domain-containing protein 1 — protein sequence MGKINLGGWQKTKLQPPQSRAGLTSLHESKMAEAESSRSLLGALLNGVAQQTFYQNSDVTEDLLKSQLYPEATQEHFKALYDKMKALLKSMAAADMDHAQLEAFLTAQTRKQGPGGATPEQAAALARFWKSQRGCVRQSLLAHSCWEPALRGLSWRADLRTGPANGRGGLPPSGPVALLELELGGGDRESDFMCVEMDEHNVRRVLDKMAAIQAAIDAAVQRT from the exons ATGGGAAAAATCAACTTGGGCGGCTGGCAGAAGACAAAACTCCAGCCCCCACAATCCCGCGCGGGCCTGACGTCATTACACGAGTCCAAGATGGCGGAGGCGGAGAGCAGCAGGAGTTTGCTGGGCGCGCTCCTCAACGGCGTCGCTCAGCAAACGTTTTACCAAAACAGCGACGTGACGGAGGACCTGCTGAAAAGTCAACTTTACCCCGAAGCCACACAAGAACACTTCAAGGCTTTGTACGACAAAATGAAGGCGCTTCTCAAG TCGATGGCCGCGGCCGACATGGACCACGCCCAGCTGGAGGCCTTCCTCACCGCCCAGACCCGCAAGCAGGGGCCGGGCGGCGCCACCCCGGAGCAGGCCGCCGCTCTGGCCCGCTTCTGGAAGAGCCAGCGTGGGTGCGTCCGCCAGAGCCTCCTTGCGCACAGCTGCTGGGAGCCCGCTCTCAGGGGTCTGTCCTGGAGGGCGGACCTCCGGACCGGGCCGGCCAATGGCCGCGGGGGGCTGCCCCCCAGTGGGCCCGTCGCTCTGCTGGAGCTGGAGCTGGGTGGCGGCGACCGG GAATCGGACTTTATGTGTGTGGAGATGGACGAGCACAACGTACGGCGCGTGCtggacaagatggccgccatccAGGCCGCCATCGACGCCGCCGTTCAGCGCACTTGA